The following coding sequences lie in one Bartonella sp. DGB1 genomic window:
- the mgtE gene encoding magnesium transporter has translation MSKLLENLVNLTPKEVANILLTTRFADSIDIINNLDFEVALQVIEELPIDYSIELFDRPELHNPEELLESLPTDKAIKILDQMSADQVADVFQDMSINTRNKLIPFLQPETRQNLHKLINYPEESAGSLMTTEYISVPGHWQVERVLQYIKEVERTRETVYAIYIVDIANNNKLLRAVSLRQLITVNPSEKIIDITTPQDPIVIHPLTKREELATLFRRYDLLAVPVVDNKKHLLGIVTVDDVLDSMTADMTKESQQFGGSGALEKPYMSMGFWELFQKRYIWLAILFLGELLTTSAMQHYELELERAVILSLFIPLIMSSGGNSGSQATSLIIRSLALQEISLKDWWKIAMRELPMGLSLGIILGIIGFVRIAIWQELGFYDYGEHWQLIGWTIAVTLVGIVTWGCLIGSMFPFLMKLCRLDPAVASAPFIATLVDVTGIVIYFSVATIILKGTFL, from the coding sequence TAAATAATCTTGATTTTGAGGTTGCATTACAAGTAATTGAAGAATTACCAATAGATTATTCTATTGAACTATTTGATCGTCCTGAATTACATAATCCTGAAGAACTACTTGAGTCATTACCTACAGATAAAGCCATTAAGATTTTAGATCAAATGTCTGCTGACCAGGTTGCCGATGTTTTTCAAGATATGAGTATAAATACTCGTAATAAGCTTATTCCATTTTTACAACCTGAGACAAGGCAAAATCTTCATAAATTAATAAATTATCCTGAAGAAAGTGCTGGTAGTCTTATGACCACAGAATATATATCTGTACCAGGACATTGGCAAGTTGAGAGAGTTTTACAATATATCAAAGAAGTTGAACGAACACGAGAAACCGTCTATGCAATCTATATTGTAGATATAGCAAATAATAATAAATTACTACGGGCTGTTTCTTTAAGACAATTAATTACAGTTAACCCAAGTGAAAAAATCATAGATATAACTACTCCACAAGATCCTATTGTTATTCATCCCTTAACAAAAAGAGAAGAACTTGCTACATTATTCCGTCGTTATGATCTTTTAGCTGTTCCAGTTGTTGATAATAAAAAACATCTTTTAGGAATTGTAACTGTTGATGACGTATTAGATTCAATGACCGCAGACATGACTAAAGAAAGTCAACAATTTGGTGGTAGTGGTGCGCTAGAAAAACCTTATATGAGCATGGGCTTTTGGGAACTTTTTCAAAAAAGATATATTTGGCTAGCTATTTTATTTTTAGGAGAACTACTCACTACCAGTGCTATGCAACATTATGAATTAGAACTTGAACGAGCAGTAATTTTATCCTTATTCATACCTTTAATTATGAGCTCTGGAGGTAACTCTGGTTCTCAAGCTACCTCTTTAATTATTAGATCTTTAGCTTTGCAAGAAATTAGTTTAAAAGATTGGTGGAAAATAGCTATGCGTGAGCTACCAATGGGTTTGTCATTAGGTATAATATTAGGTATAATAGGATTTGTTAGAATTGCTATTTGGCAAGAATTAGGTTTTTATGACTATGGAGAACATTGGCAGTTAATTGGTTGGACTATAGCCGTCACTCTAGTAGGGATAGTAACTTGGGGATGTCTAATAGGTAGTATGTTCCCCTTTCTGATGAAATTATGTCGTTTGGATCCTGCAGTTGCCTCTGCGCCCTTTATTGCCACTTTAGTAGATGTTACTGGTATTGTTATCTATTTTTCAGTTGCAACTATAATTTTAAAAGGAACTTTTTTATAA
- a CDS encoding DUF167 domain-containing protein encodes MSNLYKKYLEGVLLNIKLTPNAANEKICKLYVDENNSLALVVQVREIAEDNKANIALIKLLAKKFKIAKSKITLLKGNKSRMKQLYLQGDYEELTAIIEHIIAQLGSDNS; translated from the coding sequence ATGAGTAATTTATATAAAAAATATTTAGAGGGGGTATTACTAAATATAAAGCTTACTCCTAACGCGGCTAATGAGAAAATATGCAAATTATATGTAGATGAAAATAATTCGTTAGCATTAGTCGTGCAGGTAAGAGAAATAGCTGAAGATAATAAAGCGAATATAGCCTTAATAAAGTTGCTAGCTAAAAAATTTAAGATAGCGAAAAGTAAAATAACCTTATTAAAAGGGAATAAAAGTCGCATGAAGCAACTTTATTTGCAGGGGGACTATGAAGAATTAACAGCAATCATTGAACATATAATAGCTCAATTAGGCTCAGATAATAGCTAA
- the ppa gene encoding inorganic diphosphatase, whose product MNINAVATGKNPPEDLNVIVETPIDGHPIKYEMDKESGLLFVDRFLHTPMRYPGNYGFVPHTLSDDGDPIDVLICNTRPLMPGSVINVRPIGVLIMEDESGQDEKILAVPVSKLTKKYDKVESYKDLPEITIKQIIHFFERYKDLEPNKWVKIKEVQGIEAAKKVIIEAIERAKK is encoded by the coding sequence ATGAATATAAATGCAGTAGCTACAGGAAAAAATCCACCTGAAGATTTAAATGTAATAGTTGAGACTCCTATTGATGGTCATCCAATTAAATATGAAATGGATAAAGAGTCCGGCTTATTATTTGTAGATCGTTTTTTACATACACCAATGCGTTATCCTGGTAATTATGGTTTTGTACCACATACATTATCTGACGATGGTGATCCTATTGATGTTTTAATTTGCAATACACGTCCATTAATGCCTGGGTCTGTAATAAATGTCAGACCAATAGGAGTGTTAATAATGGAAGATGAAAGTGGTCAAGATGAAAAAATCTTAGCTGTACCAGTAAGCAAATTGACTAAAAAATACGATAAAGTCGAGTCATACAAAGATCTTCCTGAAATTACTATTAAGCAAATAATTCACTTTTTTGAAAGATATAAAGATCTAGAACCTAACAAATGGGTAAAAATCAAAGAAGTACAAGGTATCGAAGCCGCTAAAAAAGTGATTATTGAAGCAATAGAAAGAGCTAAAAAATAA
- a CDS encoding YggT family protein, which produces MLQVYEFLDWLLSLYILIIVLNAIFSWLYVFGVINPYNSIAKFLANFFNTVTEPVLQPIRRILPDLGFIDISPIVLIVLLHIVRRYILPALFF; this is translated from the coding sequence ATGTTACAAGTGTATGAATTTTTAGATTGGTTGCTAAGTCTATATATTTTAATAATCGTTCTTAATGCAATTTTCTCATGGTTATATGTTTTTGGTGTAATTAATCCATATAATTCTATCGCAAAATTTTTAGCAAATTTTTTTAATACTGTAACAGAACCGGTATTGCAGCCTATTAGAAGGATTTTGCCCGATCTAGGATTTATCGATATATCACCGATAGTTCTAATTGTATTATTACATATTGTTAGAAGATATATTTTACCGGCTTTATTTTTCTAG
- the typA gene encoding translational GTPase TypA: MQLRNIAIIAHVDHGKTTLVDELLKQSGVFRDNQKTHERMMDSNDIEKERGITILAKATSVIWKNTRINIVDTPGHADFGGEVERILSMVDGAIVLVDSAEGPMPQTKFVVGKALQVGLKPIVAINKIDRTDARPEEVINEVFDLFAALDATDEQLDFPILYGSGRDGWMALSKDGPKDQALAPLFDLVLEHVPAPTIAEGPFSMIGTLLEADPFLGRIITGRIHSGSIKTNQNIKVLSPDGTVVETGRISRILAFRGLERQPIEEGHAGDIIAIAGLSKGTVADTFADPAVTIPLKAQPIDPPTVTMSFFVNDSPLAGTEGDKVTSRIIRDRLFKEAEGNVALKIEESNDKDSFYVSGRGELQLAVLIENMRREGFELGVSRPRVVMKKDDNGQTLEPIEEVMIDVDEEFSGTVVQKMSERKGEMVELRPSGGNRVRLVFYAPTRGLIGYQSELLTDTKGTAIMNRLFHDYQPYKGDIAGRNNGVLISNESGESVAYALFNLEDRGPMIIDAGVKVYQGMIVGIHSRDNDLEVNVIRGKKLSNVRASGKDEAVKLTPPIRMTLERALSWVQDDELLEVTPKSIRLRKLYLDPNERKRHQKSKNL; encoded by the coding sequence ATGCAATTAAGAAATATTGCAATCATTGCTCACGTTGACCATGGTAAAACTACCTTAGTAGACGAATTACTTAAACAATCGGGGGTTTTTAGAGATAACCAAAAAACCCACGAACGTATGATGGATTCGAATGATATAGAAAAAGAACGTGGTATAACTATTTTAGCTAAAGCTACTTCTGTAATTTGGAAAAACACTCGCATAAATATAGTAGACACCCCTGGACATGCTGACTTTGGTGGTGAAGTTGAACGTATACTTAGCATGGTAGATGGTGCAATCGTATTAGTTGATTCTGCTGAAGGTCCTATGCCACAAACAAAATTTGTTGTTGGTAAAGCATTACAAGTTGGTTTAAAACCTATTGTAGCGATTAACAAAATTGATCGCACAGATGCTAGACCTGAAGAGGTGATTAACGAAGTATTTGATCTTTTTGCAGCATTAGATGCTACCGATGAACAACTAGATTTTCCTATTTTATATGGTTCTGGTCGTGATGGATGGATGGCCTTATCAAAAGATGGACCAAAAGATCAAGCTTTGGCCCCGTTATTTGATTTAGTATTAGAACATGTGCCTGCTCCTACCATTGCAGAAGGACCTTTCAGTATGATAGGTACATTATTAGAAGCTGATCCATTTTTAGGTCGTATCATAACTGGTAGAATTCATTCTGGTAGTATTAAAACTAACCAAAATATTAAAGTTTTATCACCAGATGGTACCGTGGTAGAAACTGGTCGTATTTCAAGAATATTAGCTTTTCGTGGTTTAGAACGTCAACCTATTGAAGAAGGACATGCTGGTGATATAATAGCTATAGCAGGTCTATCTAAAGGTACTGTTGCCGATACTTTTGCTGATCCTGCAGTAACCATACCGTTAAAAGCACAACCTATTGATCCTCCTACTGTAACCATGAGTTTTTTCGTGAATGATAGCCCCTTAGCAGGTACTGAGGGAGATAAAGTAACTAGTAGAATTATTAGAGATCGTCTTTTCAAAGAAGCAGAAGGAAATGTAGCCTTAAAAATTGAAGAATCTAATGATAAAGATTCATTCTATGTCTCTGGTAGAGGAGAATTACAATTAGCTGTATTAATTGAAAATATGCGGAGAGAAGGCTTTGAACTAGGAGTATCACGTCCTAGAGTTGTGATGAAAAAAGATGACAATGGTCAAACTTTAGAACCAATAGAAGAAGTTATGATCGACGTTGATGAAGAGTTTTCCGGTACAGTAGTACAAAAAATGTCAGAACGTAAAGGCGAAATGGTAGAGTTACGTCCTTCTGGTGGCAATCGTGTACGTTTAGTATTCTACGCACCAACACGAGGTCTAATTGGATACCAATCTGAATTACTCACTGACACTAAAGGTACAGCTATTATGAATCGTCTGTTCCATGATTATCAACCGTATAAAGGTGATATAGCTGGTCGTAATAATGGCGTGTTAATTTCTAATGAATCCGGTGAATCTGTGGCTTATGCTTTATTTAATCTAGAAGATAGAGGTCCAATGATCATAGATGCAGGTGTTAAAGTATACCAAGGTATGATTGTAGGAATACATTCACGTGACAATGATCTAGAAGTTAATGTAATTAGAGGTAAAAAATTATCTAATGTTAGGGCATCAGGTAAAGATGAAGCTGTAAAGCTTACTCCTCCTATCCGTATGACACTTGAACGGGCATTATCTTGGGTACAAGATGATGAATTACTAGAAGTTACACCTAAATCTATTCGTTTACGCAAATTATATCTTGATCCAAATGAAAGAAAACGTCATCAAAAAAGCAAAAATTTATAA